The proteins below come from a single Mauremys reevesii isolate NIE-2019 linkage group 6, ASM1616193v1, whole genome shotgun sequence genomic window:
- the C9 gene encoding complement component C9, with amino-acid sequence MHAILQLICALCILEATTLVSGEMRSSSKKVLHRRTREPNAPSPIDCKLSRWSEWGPCDPCSNLKFRSRSVQQFGQFRGKRCLEPLGDTQSCKTSIACPEEQEIDCGADFRCDSGRCIKKRLVCNVDNDCGDFSDESDCERDPKSPCRDPDIEVSEIGRTAGQGISILGMQPMASPFENEYFNGVCDRVRDGNTRTYYRKPWNVASLNYDTKADKRFTTEFFYDRVTMIKEIYREKQEHFSASMSVKYTPTENSEGTSLNASLGYQFSRNKSLSYILRFSKERKQTFMHVKGKIQLGRFQMRSRDVRLTDAFLEDLKFLPTEYDKGEYFRFLEMYGTHYAVSGTVGGKYELLYVLDNYAMSLKEVTVEDVKECLGYHLDVSLVNKELDFKGRVKGGKCERINVKSNYTHHDDAVIDDIISLVEGGKIDFSVKIKEMLLRNAKVVDVEDYIQWATSLIDAPVVIQQKPSPIHTLVPVKMKDAHIKKQNLERAIEDYITEYSVCKCEPCKNGGTLLLVDGECMCLCSSYFKGYACQIPISRVDEDKKVTDGGWSCWTAWSHCVQGEHTRTRQCNNPAPGPGGRPCQGDSIEKSYCSPAK; translated from the exons ATGCATGCTATCCTGCAACTTATATGTGCGCTATGCATTTTAGAAGCCACCACCTTGGTTTCGGGAGAGATGAGAAG CTCTTCAAAGAAAGTTTTGCATAGGAGGACAAGAGAACCTAATGCTCCATCTCCAATAGACTGTAAACTGAGCCGTTGGAGTGAATGGGGACCATGTGACCCATGCTCAAATCTAAAG TTTCGCTCTAGAAGTGTTCAGCAATTTGGACAGTTTCGTGGGAAACGGTGCCTGGAACCACTGGGAGACACACAAAGCTGTAAAACCAGCATAGCCTGTCCAGAAGAGCAAGAAATCGATTGTGGAGCTGACTTCAGATGTGATTCAG GTCGATGTATAAAGAAGAGGCTTGTGTGTAATGTGGACAATGACTGTGGAGACTTTTCTGATGAAAGTGACTGTGAGAGAGATCCAAAATCACCATGTCGTGACCCGGACATTGAAGTGTCAGAGATTGGAAGGACTGCTGGACAAGG AATCAGCATTCTAGGGATGCAGCCAATGGCAAGCCCATTTGAAAATGAGTATTTTAATGGTGTGTGTGACCGAGTGCGTGATGGGAATACCAGGACCTATTACCGCAAGCCATGGAATGTTGCTTCTCTCAACTATGAT ACAAAAGCAGACAAAAGATTCACAACTGAGTTCTTCTATGATCGTGTGACCATGATAAAAGAAATTTACCGCGAAAAACAAGAACATTTCTCGGCTTCCATGTCAGTAAAATACACGCCTACTGAAAATAGTGAGGGCACATCTTTAAATGCCTCTCTTGGCTACCAGTTTTCAAGGAATAAAAGTCTAAGTTATATCTTGCGGTTCTCCAAAGAAAGG AAACAAACGTTTATGCATGTCAAAGGAAAAATACAACTGGGAAGATTCCAAATGCGAAGTCGTGATGTCCGGCTAACAGATGCTTTCCTTGAAGATTTGAAGTTTCTGCCCACCGAATATGACAAGGGGGAATATTTTAGATTTCTAGAAATGTATGGAACACATTATGCTGTCTCTGGGACTGTGGGAGGAAAATACGAACTTCTGTATGTGTTGGATAATTATGCCATGAGTTTAAAAG AAGTCACGGTAGAAGATGTAAAGGAATGTCTCGGTTACCATTTAGATGTCAGTCTAGTAAATAAAGAGTTGGATTTCAAAGGTCGTGTAAAAGGTGGTAAATGTGAACGCATCAACGTGAAATCAAATT ACACTCATCATGATGACGCAGTTATTGATGACATCATTTCTTTGGTTGAGGGAGGGAAGATTGATTTTTCtgttaaaataaaagaaatgctACTGAGGAATGCCAAAGTGGTTGATGTAGAGGATTATATACAGTGGGCTACCTCACTGATTGATGCTCCAGTGGTGATTCAGCAGAAG CCATCTCCAATACATACTCTTGTTCCAGTAAAAATGAAAGATGCACATATAAAGAAACAGAATTTGGAAAGAGCCATTGAGGACTACATTACAGAGTACAGTGTGTGCAAATGCGAACCCTGCAAAAATGGTGGTACTTTGTTGCTGGTGGATGGAGAGTGCATGTGCCTATGCTCCAGCTATTTTAAGGGATATGCCTGTCAAATCCCCATATCAAGAGTTGATGAAG ATAAAAAGGTCACTGATGGGGGCTGGAGCTGTTGGACTGCTTGGTCCCACTGCGTGCAAGGAGAACACACTCGCACTCGTCAGTGTAATAATCCTGCTCCAGGACCAGGGGGCAGGCCATGCCAAGGTGACAGCATCGAAAAAAGCTACTGTTCTCCAGCAAAATAA